A genome region from Zingiber officinale cultivar Zhangliang unplaced genomic scaffold, Zo_v1.1 ctg184, whole genome shotgun sequence includes the following:
- the LOC122036647 gene encoding rab3 GTPase-activating protein catalytic subunit-like codes for MDPPQPSLYSLSLVTRAKTALQSAAVRAEKVLTDIKADLKIDRDIDVQSQRGTRRSTDRDIDADDDCSRLPTEVMEKSSSKKVDSSKPLKKAIPSSSVIKQLALAIESAKHFNSVNSLLSSAVEPSNTKEKNGLSFSAVKSLVLRDKEDNEINSSICRLFKSEEQYLPWKGVCGSDLTPTTLLKDLHGAPPGSFVVELSVIIGGFKSLQKMASFWCSVIAELRKLWSDGQPIPRMPLNADPDLNSCLLHQQFQVINCSIARKQRRSIAEESLHSILTKASHEHIDSSPTSKGFARTTTGDYVLRLGISGPSENLTMLETGEPIYSPITQEGPVLTEELIKETEEFVLRTGSLGPGCSQLLSDMQAFKAANPGCILEDFIRWYSPPDWMETDNQLDNSLDDEGSSRHGQLSRRMQEKDNLWHELWETAKALPAVKQTPLFDEDLAVESILTSFESIQPSDLFEQLAVCVISAGLLIAEAVVPEDGTLNKKYNECKDYIVAIYQSGLLNEKLDDICKVYGTIEAIVLKPEETTKAIEQPDDTPLGESKKLFKVGNLNFVGKDKQPIWKRTAKDDKKSEEKQGHVLSSLFDKRTSLFSKKAEKLN; via the exons ATGGATCCGCCGCAGCCGTCGCTGTATTCCCTCTCGCTCGTCACCAGGGCCAAAACGGCGCTTCAATCCGCCGCGGTTAGGGCCGAGAAGGTCCTCACTGACATCAAAGCCGACCTTAAGATCGATCGAG ACATCGACGTGCAGTCCCAAAGAGGGACGAGGAGATCCACGGATCGAGACATAGATGCGGACGATGATTGCAGCAGATTGCCAACGGAG GTTATGGAAAAAAGCTCGTCCAAGAAAGTAGACAGTTCAAAACCTCTAAAGAAGGCAATTCCTTCATCTTCTGTAATTAAACAACTAGCTCTGGCAATTGA GAGCGCAAAGCACTTCAACTCTGTAAATAGCCTTTTGTCATCAGCTGTAGAGCCCTCAAATACCAAGGAAAAGAATGGCTTGAGTTTTTCAGCAGTAAAGTCTCTAGTTCTCCGCGATAAGGAAGATAATGAAATCAATTCTTCCATATGCCGTCTTTTTAAATCAG AGGAACAATATTTGCCATGGAAAGGTGTATGTGGATCTGACCTTACTCCGACTACGTTGTTAAAGGATCTTCATGGTGCACCGCCAGGAAGCTTTGTTGTTGAATTGTCTGTGATTATTGGAGGCTTTAAATCTTTACAGAAGATGGCATCATTTTGGTGTAGTGTCATAGCTGAA CTGAGGAAATTATGGTCTGATGGCCAGCCAATACCTAGAATGCCATTAAATGCAGATCCTGACTTGAATTCTTGCCTACTGCATCAACAGTTTCAAGTTATTAATTGTTCCATTGCCAGGAAACAGCGCCGAAGTATTGCTGAAGAATCATTGCATTCTATATTGACAAAGGCTAGTCACGAACATATTGATTCATCTCCAACTTCTAAAGGTTTCGCAAGGACCACTACTGGAGATTATGTTCTTAGGCTTGGAATTTCAGGACCATCTGAAAACCTTACCATGTTAGAAACTGGCGAACCTATATATTCTCCTATTACACAG GAAGGGCCAGTTCTAACAGAAGAACTTATAAAAGAAACTGAGGAGTTTGTGCTGCGAACTGGGAG TTTAGGGCCAGGTTGCTCTCAACTCCTCTCTGACATGCAAGCATTTAAG GCTGCTAACCCTGGGTGTATCCTAGAAGACTTTATAAGATGGTACTCTCCGCCAGATTGGATGGAGACGGACAATCAGCTCGATAATTCACTTGATGATGAAGGGTCATCTCGACATGGTCAATTAAGTAGAAGAATGCAGGAAAAAG ATAATTTGTGGCATGAACTGTGGGAAACTGCAAAAGCATTACCAGCTGTCAAACAAACACCATTGTTCGATGAGGATTTAGCAGT TGAAAGCATCTTAACTTCCTTTGAGAGCATCCAACCATCTGATCTCTTTGAGCAGCTTGCTGTATGTGTG ATTTCTGCTGGTCTACTGATAGCTGAAGCAGTAGTTCCAGAGGATGGCACCTTAAACAAAAAATACAACGAGTGCAAAGACTACATAGTTGCAATCTACCAAAGCGGTCTTTTGAATGAAAAGTTGGATGACATTTGCAAG GTTTATGGAACGATAGAAGCCATAGTCTTGAAACCTGAAGAAACCACTAAAGCAATAGAACAACCTGATGACACTCCACTTGGCGAATCAAAGAAACTCTTCAAGGTAGGGAACTTAAACTTTGTTGGGAAGGACAAACAACCAATTTGGAAACGAACTGCAAAGGATGATAAAAAATCAGAGGAGAAACAGGGCCATGTACTTTCCAGCCTTTTTGACAAAAGAACATCTTTATTCTCCAAAAAGGCTGAAAAACTAAATTAA
- the LOC122036655 gene encoding uncharacterized protein LOC122036655: MGRLRPRSPSRSSWTTSRGLHARRYWSNEGGEGRSKSCGTLCNSRRERRWDWQNRRPIVPKFLSFQVQSKGFRTDHSVDGLKQTFLNFSQSASEVSVPVYGGCEIEFIRAISVCGDDQPTVIAVPNDQHANYPLWKGERKRTKSTNN, from the exons ATGGGGAGACTGCGCCCTCGCTCTCCCTCACGGAGCTCGTGGACTACATCTAGAGGTCTGCATGCAAGAAGGTATTGGAGCAATGAAGGTGGTGAGGGAAGGAGCAAAAGCTGTGGAACTCTCTGTAATTCCCGACGAGAGCGCCGATGGGACTGGCAGAATCGGCGACCAATAGTCCCCAAATTTTTATCTTTCCAAGTCCAGAGCAAAGGATTCAGGACAGACCACAGTGTGGATGGCTTGAAGCAGACCTTCTTGAACTTTTCCCAGTCCGCGAGCGAAGTCTCCGTCCCTGTTTACGGCGGTTGCGAGATCGAGTTCATTCGGGCTATTTCAGTTTGCGGCGATGATCAACCCACTGTCATTGCAG TTCCAAATGATCAACATGCTAATTATCCATTatggaaaggagaaagaaagagaaCTAAGTCAACCAACAACTGA